The proteins below come from a single Borreliella afzelii genomic window:
- the flgB gene encoding flagellar basal body rod protein FlgB, producing the protein MNDFERSVDFSHRYLDVLSLRQSVISDNIANVDTPNFKRSKISFESELEKAFLNKDKNDLNLIKSSDKHLSALKNPEYSDIKPHRVLDHFSTMNNNGNNVDIDSEIKALVQNQMMYHLMTNVQAHYFKSINIVLK; encoded by the coding sequence TTGAATGATTTTGAAAGATCTGTAGATTTTTCACATAGGTATTTGGATGTTCTAAGCTTAAGACAAAGTGTTATTTCTGACAATATAGCAAATGTAGATACTCCAAATTTTAAAAGAAGCAAAATTTCTTTTGAATCAGAGCTTGAGAAGGCTTTTTTAAATAAAGATAAAAATGATTTAAACTTAATTAAGTCTAGTGATAAGCATTTGTCTGCGCTTAAAAATCCAGAGTATTCAGATATCAAGCCTCACAGAGTTCTTGACCATTTTTCAACTATGAATAATAATGGCAATAATGTTGACATTGATTCTGAGATCAAGGCACTTGTACAAAATCAAATGATGTATCATCTTATGACTAATGTTCAGGCGCATTATTTTAAAAGTATAAATATTGTATTAAAATAA
- the flgC gene encoding flagellar basal body rod protein FlgC: MGLFSSINVASTGLTAQRLRIDVISNNIANVSTSRTPDGGPYRRQRIIFAPRVNNPYWKGPFVPDYLDNGIGQGVRVASIEKDKSPLKLKYDPTHPDSISSGDKKGYVELPNVNLVEEMVDMISASRAYEANSTVINSSKSMFRSALAILQS, from the coding sequence ATGGGATTGTTTTCAAGTATTAATGTAGCTTCAACAGGGTTAACAGCACAAAGGTTGAGGATTGATGTTATTTCTAATAACATTGCAAATGTTTCTACTTCTAGAACTCCTGATGGTGGACCTTATAGAAGGCAAAGGATTATTTTTGCTCCAAGGGTTAATAATCCTTATTGGAAAGGGCCTTTTGTTCCAGATTATCTTGATAATGGCATTGGGCAAGGAGTTAGGGTAGCTAGCATTGAAAAAGATAAGTCTCCATTAAAGTTAAAATATGATCCAACTCATCCTGATTCAATAAGTTCTGGAGATAAAAAAGGTTATGTAGAGCTTCCTAATGTTAATTTAGTTGAAGAAATGGTAGATATGATTTCAGCTTCTCGTGCTTATGAGGCAAATTCTACTGTTATTAATAGTAGTAAGTCTATGTTTAGAAGTGCATTAGCTATACTTCAAAGCTAA
- the fliE gene encoding flagellar hook-basal body complex protein FliE: MVRIDAFFTENNINLVKKNPLHFDVNLFSSKNTAKNNDIKTFKDVLINTITDVNKSQLNVPRVMEQAIFRPSSIDVHDFVIAMSKANMNLSILKAVVERGVKAYQDIINIR; this comes from the coding sequence TTGGTAAGAATAGATGCTTTTTTTACAGAGAATAATATTAATTTGGTTAAAAAAAATCCTTTGCATTTTGATGTGAATCTTTTTAGTTCTAAAAACACTGCCAAAAACAATGATATTAAAACATTTAAGGATGTTTTAATAAATACGATTACTGATGTCAACAAAAGTCAATTAAATGTTCCTAGAGTTATGGAACAAGCTATTTTTCGACCTAGTAGCATTGATGTTCATGATTTTGTAATAGCTATGTCCAAGGCTAATATGAATTTAAGCATTTTAAAGGCTGTTGTTGAAAGAGGTGTGAAGGCTTATCAAGATATAATCAATATTCGTTAA